The DNA region TAGAGCACGCGAAGTGAACGATGACCGACCGATGGGCGGCCCGTGGATTCTCCTTCATGCGCCGCTCGAATGTGTCGAGCACGGTCTCCAGGCCGAGATCGCCATTCACGTGGGTGTGGATCTGATAGCCTGAGTCCCAGAAGAGTTTGTTGGCCTGGTCGTAGTGATCCGGCGGCATGATCCACTGGCCCACGTGTCCGTCGAGGTAACCGTCCCGCATCTGCATCAGCTGCGAGATGATGGCCCCATCGCAGTAGAGCTTGACCTGATGATCGAGAAATGACACCTTTCCGGAAGGGGCCATCTGAAATGTCTTCTCGACCGCCGCCAGCGCACCGCCAGGGCCATACTGATCGAAGAGGGCGCGACCATCGGGAATGAAGAACGAGTAGAACGGCGTGCTCTCGGCGCCCAGGATCTTCCGGTAGAGCGCGAAGAGCTCAGGGTTCACCAGCGCGCCCGGCTCGCAGTACGCCGTCACACCGTGCTGATGCTCGAGGGCCACCATCTGACGCAGGCCTCTCTCGAGACGCTCTGGGGTCGCAAGCTTCGGAAGCAGCGCACCCACGACCAGTGTGAGGCCCTTCTCGTAGAAGTGCCCGGCATCATAATCGACCTGCGTGCTGGCAAGGCCGTGACCCTTGACGCTCTCGGCCGTGACCCCGAGCGCGCGGAGCGCCGCCGTGTTGAAGTAGAACTCATGACACGAGCGCGCCCAGACCGCGATGGGCCGGGTCGCGCTGATCTGATCGAGTACCCTGCGTGACAGGGGGCCATGCCAGAGCGGATGATATCCCCACGAGAACAGCCACGCCTCCGGCGCGCGCAAAGCGCGCTCTGCACGTCCCAGACGCGCGCGGTACGCCTCCTGGTCGGCGCACGCAGCAACCGTTCGATCCGGAAGCATCCATGCTTCGGGCGCGATGATCTCCACCGCAAGGGTGAGTGCGCCAAGGAGGGGGTGGAGATGCTGGTCGATGAGCCCCGGGATGAGAACCTGGCGCTTGTAGGTCTCGTCGACCACACAGGCCTGCCCCGCGAGCGCCTTCTTCACCGCGTCCAGGCTTCCCACCGCCATGACGCGGCCGTTGCGCACGGCGACCGCGGTGGCGGCCGGAAACCGCGCGTCCATCGTGACGATTCTCGCGGCCACGAAGATGCGCACGGGCTTGTCAGACACCAGCACGCTCTGGAGCAGCGCGCCGGCCTCGCCATCGGCGTGGGCGCGGGTGACGCAGACCAGCGTCACGACGAGCGCGATGAGCAACCGTGGCACCGAGGAGATCAAGGCTTGCTTCACGGGAAGGCTCCTCTCTCTGCGCCGGCCCCGTTCGACTCTCTCGTCGTGAAGAAAGATGGCCGGATTTTAACATCTTCGCAGTGACTTCTTCCCCCTCCCTCCCGTACACTGCTTAGAGGAGGGTTCCCCCTCGATGAGCGCGATGGGCAGGTCCCCTGGCGCTCCGCCGCATCGGAGGTTTGAAGATGGCCCTGCAAGTCGACCGCCCGTCCACCCATCGCCCGTTCCGCCCGTCCGCGACGAAGCCCGTCTCGGCTGCACCTGCTGATGCAACGCCCGCGAAGGAAGGCGACGAAGACGAGCCTGAGTCGAAGGTCGCGGTGCAGCTCGAAGCGCTGAACCTGCCCGACGTCTGGACCGCGGGATACACGGGCAAGGGCGTGGGCATCGCGGTCATCGACAGCGGCCTGAGCCTCCACGCAGACCTGCGCTCTCACACGGTGGCCTTCAAGGACTTCGTGAACGAGAACCGCCACCCGA from Pseudomonadota bacterium includes:
- a CDS encoding amidohydrolase, with the protein product MDARFPAATAVAVRNGRVMAVGSLDAVKKALAGQACVVDETYKRQVLIPGLIDQHLHPLLGALTLAVEIIAPEAWMLPDRTVAACADQEAYRARLGRAERALRAPEAWLFSWGYHPLWHGPLSRRVLDQISATRPIAVWARSCHEFYFNTAALRALGVTAESVKGHGLASTQVDYDAGHFYEKGLTLVVGALLPKLATPERLERGLRQMVALEHQHGVTAYCEPGALVNPELFALYRKILGAESTPFYSFFIPDGRALFDQYGPGGALAAVEKTFQMAPSGKVSFLDHQVKLYCDGAIISQLMQMRDGYLDGHVGQWIMPPDHYDQANKLFWDSGYQIHTHVNGDLGLETVLDTFERRMKENPRAAHRSVIVHFACSTEAQVARIQRLGLIVSANPYYPVGFADAFSRVGLGPERADAMVRAGSVVRRGIPYSLHSDLPMAPSDPLYLAWCAVNRVTASGRVAAPEQRIDVMTALRGVTTEAAWSWRKEDDLGSIAPGRIASFTVLEADPSTVDPRHLKDIAIVATVFEGRSFPISARAQASRRAFLDVAGTALPGPGHEPTLDEARGGECWSCRFSALISQTCFNRSTR